In bacterium, a single window of DNA contains:
- the lcfB gene encoding Long-chain-fatty-acid--CoA ligase yields MTLSPAAGSALADVLLPQVEGKDLLLPHRFVKSWLQHGPRTAIIDGSRGDTPFSYQNFALGTHLFASWLTHNTDMSAQNYAILLPSGMGFATAFFACQLLGKTVVPLNYALSPREVLDIVKDAEATTVISFEPDANDRASNAIFGQTLEFLNDEILALTPVLINHHHVQGRIRHEEPWTQMPDITPDDLAVLLYTSGSTGKPKGVMQTHRNLVTNADAAAELLKAGEDDVLFSALPTFHSFALTAGMLFPLLHGLTAFMEPRFMPRSVLSRLGPNKTTIHLGVPSMYKAFLGVSRMKPSEAFAGVRYCISGGAPMPPEIAGGFRQIYGKDIHEGYGCTETSPVISLNPLDQPNRLSSVGRPIPGVTVEIRDANGQAVPQGETGEIWVTGPNVTLGYYKKPEETAQVFHDGWYNTQDMGMIDQDGYVFILGRTKHMIIVGGENVYPAEVEAAVIKVPEVQDVAVTGAPDETRGEIVHAYVVPAAGWTGDAAHMESTIREFLSHNNLLGSYKIPHKVTLLEQIPLLPTGKPDLPALRGERQMITNVAVLQAQAAAIRADMEAAAQEG; encoded by the coding sequence ATGACCCTGTCTCCTGCCGCAGGCTCCGCGCTTGCCGACGTCCTCCTCCCCCAGGTCGAGGGGAAGGACCTGCTGCTGCCGCATCGGTTCGTGAAGTCGTGGCTGCAGCATGGACCGCGGACCGCCATCATTGATGGCAGTCGGGGCGATACCCCGTTCAGCTACCAGAACTTCGCGCTGGGGACCCACCTGTTCGCGAGCTGGCTGACTCACAACACCGACATGTCGGCGCAGAACTACGCCATTCTGCTCCCTTCGGGGATGGGATTTGCGACCGCCTTCTTCGCCTGCCAACTGCTGGGCAAGACCGTGGTGCCGCTGAACTATGCCCTTTCCCCCCGGGAAGTGCTCGACATCGTGAAGGATGCCGAAGCGACCACGGTCATCTCCTTCGAGCCCGACGCCAATGACCGGGCCTCGAACGCCATTTTTGGGCAGACGCTGGAGTTTCTGAACGATGAAATCCTGGCGCTGACCCCCGTCCTGATAAATCATCACCATGTCCAGGGACGCATCCGGCATGAGGAGCCCTGGACACAAATGCCGGACATCACTCCCGATGATCTGGCGGTCCTGCTGTATACGTCCGGGTCCACTGGAAAGCCCAAGGGGGTCATGCAGACGCACCGGAATCTGGTCACCAATGCTGATGCTGCAGCGGAGCTGCTGAAGGCGGGCGAAGATGATGTTCTCTTCAGCGCGTTGCCGACCTTCCACTCCTTCGCCCTGACCGCCGGGATGCTCTTCCCCCTGCTGCATGGCCTGACTGCCTTCATGGAACCCCGGTTTATGCCCCGCTCGGTCCTGAGCCGGCTGGGCCCCAACAAGACCACCATTCATCTGGGGGTCCCGAGCATGTACAAAGCGTTCCTCGGCGTCTCCCGCATGAAGCCCTCCGAGGCCTTTGCTGGTGTCCGGTACTGCATCTCCGGTGGCGCTCCCATGCCGCCAGAGATCGCAGGAGGCTTCCGGCAGATCTACGGCAAGGACATCCATGAAGGCTACGGCTGCACCGAAACCAGTCCGGTGATCTCCCTGAATCCGCTGGACCAGCCCAACCGACTGAGTTCTGTCGGACGGCCAATTCCTGGCGTAACCGTGGAGATCCGCGATGCCAACGGCCAGGCAGTCCCGCAGGGGGAAACCGGCGAAATCTGGGTGACCGGCCCGAACGTGACGCTCGGGTACTACAAGAAGCCCGAAGAAACCGCGCAGGTCTTTCACGATGGCTGGTACAACACGCAGGACATGGGGATGATCGACCAGGATGGCTATGTGTTCATCCTTGGGCGGACCAAGCACATGATCATCGTGGGTGGCGAGAACGTCTACCCCGCCGAGGTGGAAGCAGCGGTCATCAAAGTCCCGGAAGTCCAGGATGTCGCGGTGACTGGCGCTCCGGATGAAACCCGCGGCGAGATCGTCCACGCCTACGTTGTTCCGGCCGCTGGCTGGACTGGCGATGCCGCGCACATGGAATCGACCATCCGGGAGTTTCTGTCACACAATAACCTGCTGGGGTCGTACAAGATTCCGCACAAGGTGACGTTGCTGGAGCAGATCCCGTTGCTCCCGACAGGAAAGCCCGACCTTCCGGCCCTGCGCGGTGAGCGGCAGATGATCACCAATGTGGCAGTCCTGCAGGCGCAGGCCGCTGCAATTCGGGCTGACATGGAAGCCGCAGCGCAGGAGGGCTAG
- the aroK gene encoding Shikimate kinase gives MGAGKTTVGRLLAERLEFPFLDLDHELELRRGESVASMWANAGEAMFRRWENELFAELAQSDGVFVLATGGGTLLDPVNFDLAQRTGTTIYLIVDFQTALVRVGSYEVHRPLLHDGERLRSPDTLRKLFHQRLPFYRMAHIHVDAAHGTPEDVVERICRYLPHLCNS, from the coding sequence ATGGGGGCAGGCAAAACAACAGTTGGGCGACTCCTGGCAGAACGCCTGGAGTTTCCGTTCCTCGATCTGGATCACGAGCTGGAACTCCGCCGGGGAGAGAGCGTCGCCAGCATGTGGGCGAACGCTGGCGAAGCGATGTTCCGTCGCTGGGAAAACGAACTCTTCGCCGAGTTGGCGCAGTCGGACGGGGTCTTCGTGCTGGCGACTGGCGGTGGAACCCTTCTGGATCCGGTGAACTTTGATCTCGCGCAACGGACTGGCACCACAATCTATCTGATCGTCGACTTCCAGACGGCGCTGGTTCGCGTAGGTTCTTACGAAGTCCATCGCCCGCTGTTACACGATGGCGAGCGCCTGCGGTCGCCCGACACCCTACGCAAGCTCTTTCACCAGCGTCTCCCCTTCTACCGGATGGCCCACATTCATGTCGACGCCGCACATGGAACTCCTGAGGATGTCGTGGAGCGCATTTGCAGGTATCTTCCTCACCTATGCAACTCTTAG
- the yqhS gene encoding 3-dehydroquinate dehydratase, with the protein MQLLVLHGPNLGSLGRREPDLYGTMSLLELNRELHREAIALHAGLVIHQSNHEGDLLDWLEEYRDLVDGCLFNPGAYTHTSIALLDGVLAFGKPVVEIHLTEPLAREPFRHESYVGRGCVKRFAGQGMESYLEGMRWLLAFLQESRS; encoded by the coding sequence ATGCAACTCTTAGTCCTGCACGGCCCGAATCTGGGCAGCCTGGGGCGACGGGAACCCGACCTGTACGGGACCATGTCGCTGCTGGAACTGAACCGGGAACTCCACCGGGAAGCCATCGCGCTGCATGCCGGACTGGTCATTCACCAGTCGAATCACGAAGGCGATCTCCTCGACTGGCTTGAGGAGTACCGCGACCTTGTGGATGGCTGTCTGTTTAACCCTGGCGCGTATACCCATACCTCCATTGCGCTCCTCGATGGGGTCCTGGCCTTCGGGAAACCGGTGGTGGAGATCCACCTGACGGAGCCGCTGGCTCGGGAGCCATTCCGTCATGAGAGTTATGTCGGACGGGGCTGCGTGAAGCGGTTTGCCGGGCAGGGTATGGAGAGCTATCTGGAGGGGATGCGATGGCTACTGGCGTTCCTGCAGGAGTCGCGCTCCTGA
- the puuB gene encoding Gamma-glutamylputrescine oxidoreductase produces the protein MPATPSVWHDLAGLKTPSAPATLPAEVQVAIVGGGITGVATFWHLAQRGVRVVLLERGHLATGATGRNAGFLLAGTVEYFDEAVQRWGKAAAAAIWAFTFENNVSLKALIRREGLDCDLEERGQVVLASDEAEWHRLQHCARLLGDCGWETHLLDRAGVEARTGLSGFQGGREQRDDAILNPAKLVMGLAELGEREGGQICTGVEVTGITPSESGWTIQTPSGNLWAGHLVLATNAWIRELWPGFADTVVPVRAQALATAPVAPGLIKGALSTNYGYEYWRQLPNGQVLLGGKRWTEPDQAVNTTLMEPQSPTAQELCRFLHLHYPQLKDVPITQSWAGLMAFSADHLPLIGPIPGQDQTYVAGGYTGHGMAFGFLAGRSISELILDAGTSLDIGRFAPSRFHGATPAAS, from the coding sequence ATGCCTGCCACCCCATCGGTCTGGCACGACCTGGCAGGGCTGAAAACACCTTCGGCCCCGGCGACGCTGCCTGCTGAAGTTCAGGTCGCGATTGTCGGTGGTGGCATCACCGGAGTCGCGACTTTCTGGCACCTGGCGCAACGGGGAGTGCGAGTCGTCCTCCTGGAGCGGGGGCATCTTGCGACCGGCGCGACTGGTCGGAACGCCGGCTTTTTGCTGGCCGGGACTGTCGAATACTTCGATGAAGCGGTCCAGCGCTGGGGCAAAGCTGCTGCGGCAGCGATCTGGGCCTTCACCTTTGAGAACAACGTGAGCCTCAAAGCCCTCATACGACGGGAGGGTCTGGATTGCGATCTTGAAGAGCGCGGACAGGTCGTGCTGGCCTCCGATGAAGCCGAATGGCATCGACTGCAGCACTGTGCCCGTCTGCTGGGCGACTGTGGCTGGGAAACCCATCTCCTCGACCGTGCAGGAGTCGAAGCCCGCACCGGACTTTCCGGTTTCCAAGGCGGACGTGAGCAGCGTGATGACGCGATTCTCAATCCTGCAAAACTCGTCATGGGACTCGCCGAACTGGGTGAACGGGAAGGGGGACAAATCTGTACCGGTGTCGAGGTGACTGGCATTACCCCGTCAGAGTCGGGATGGACCATCCAGACGCCCTCGGGAAATCTCTGGGCGGGGCATCTGGTCCTTGCCACCAACGCCTGGATACGGGAACTCTGGCCAGGATTTGCAGACACCGTGGTGCCGGTCCGGGCGCAGGCCCTGGCCACGGCCCCCGTTGCGCCGGGACTCATCAAGGGCGCGCTGTCGACCAACTACGGATACGAGTATTGGCGTCAGCTTCCGAATGGTCAGGTCCTGCTGGGGGGGAAGCGCTGGACCGAGCCGGATCAGGCGGTCAACACGACCCTCATGGAGCCGCAGTCGCCGACAGCACAGGAGTTGTGTCGCTTCCTGCATCTGCACTATCCCCAGCTCAAGGACGTGCCCATCACCCAGAGTTGGGCGGGTCTCATGGCATTTTCCGCTGATCATCTCCCCCTCATCGGGCCGATTCCCGGTCAGGACCAGACCTATGTCGCCGGGGGCTACACCGGACACGGGATGGCCTTTGGATTCTTAGCCGGACGTAGCATCAGTGAGTTGATCCTGGATGCCGGTACGAGCCTCGATATCGGCAGGTTTGCGCCATCCCGTTTCCACGGCGCCACACCAGCCGCTTCCTGA
- the apeA gene encoding putative M18 family aminopeptidase 1: MASRALFPCTMLLTFLNVVPAMAAPVSKEARQFADAYLRMLDSCRTEVEFTLESERLAKKAGFRDLNALPQDVKLQPGDRVYIRNHDRAIILAVIGDAPVADGINLLAGHTDSPRLDLKAHPVFTSEGFYQLQTYAFGGIKRYQWVNIPLQLHCNWVDAAGASHHVIIGDDPGEPILLIPDLEPHLGRDYAGRTSGDVIGAEETDPIIGMVTRKSPPWNAKDQPVSELPEVPEDELLAMLAPLLANKTITVTDLVTGQFHLTPSMPSRYVGFDESMLAGYGHDDRANSYPALRALLELSAPPPRTAMAYLVGQEEVGSINNTGAASTFLNSVIARLLEADSRTAGSFGDNLLRSTLRRSWVLSADTPPAVNPIFPGVWESGNAIRLGDGPAVLKWGAGRDPNPAFFAALAASWNNAGLAWQAAPLGRNGAGGGGTIGGFMSQEGMEVIDIGVPVLSLHAPYEVISVEDLYAGYQLFTQFVRQVTPPDKRD, encoded by the coding sequence ATGGCGTCACGTGCGCTTTTTCCCTGCACCATGTTGCTGACCTTTCTGAATGTTGTGCCAGCCATGGCTGCACCAGTCAGCAAGGAGGCGCGCCAGTTCGCCGATGCCTACCTCAGAATGCTGGACTCCTGCCGTACCGAAGTGGAGTTCACCCTGGAATCAGAGCGGCTGGCAAAGAAAGCCGGCTTCCGCGATCTCAATGCACTGCCACAGGACGTCAAACTCCAGCCGGGAGACCGGGTCTATATCCGGAATCACGACCGGGCCATCATCCTGGCAGTGATCGGGGACGCCCCAGTCGCTGATGGGATCAACCTGCTGGCGGGTCACACCGACTCCCCGCGGCTCGATCTCAAAGCGCATCCGGTTTTCACCAGTGAGGGCTTTTACCAGCTTCAGACCTATGCGTTCGGGGGCATCAAGCGTTATCAGTGGGTCAACATCCCGCTCCAACTGCACTGCAACTGGGTCGATGCGGCGGGGGCAAGCCACCACGTCATCATTGGCGATGACCCCGGCGAGCCCATACTCCTCATTCCGGACCTTGAGCCCCATTTGGGACGGGACTACGCGGGCCGGACGTCCGGCGATGTCATTGGTGCGGAGGAAACAGATCCGATCATCGGCATGGTGACACGGAAGTCTCCTCCCTGGAACGCGAAGGACCAGCCTGTATCTGAGTTGCCGGAAGTCCCGGAGGATGAGCTCCTGGCGATGCTTGCGCCCCTGCTGGCGAACAAGACCATCACGGTCACGGATCTGGTGACCGGGCAGTTTCACCTCACGCCATCGATGCCCTCGCGCTATGTCGGCTTCGATGAGTCGATGCTGGCGGGCTATGGTCACGATGACCGGGCGAACAGCTATCCCGCCCTCCGTGCCCTGCTGGAGTTGTCTGCTCCTCCGCCGAGGACCGCCATGGCCTATCTCGTCGGACAGGAAGAAGTAGGGAGTATCAACAATACCGGGGCGGCGTCAACGTTTCTGAACAGTGTGATCGCCCGGCTCTTGGAGGCCGATTCCCGGACTGCCGGCAGCTTTGGCGACAACCTCCTGCGCTCGACCCTCCGGCGCTCCTGGGTGCTGTCGGCGGATACCCCTCCGGCGGTGAATCCCATCTTCCCGGGAGTCTGGGAGTCCGGAAACGCGATTCGTCTGGGGGATGGTCCGGCAGTCCTGAAGTGGGGAGCTGGTCGGGACCCCAATCCGGCCTTTTTTGCCGCGCTGGCAGCATCGTGGAACAACGCTGGTCTCGCGTGGCAGGCAGCACCGCTGGGTCGGAACGGAGCCGGCGGGGGCGGCACCATCGGCGGCTTCATGAGCCAGGAAGGGATGGAGGTCATCGACATCGGGGTGCCGGTTCTGTCACTGCACGCCCCCTATGAAGTGATTAGCGTCGAGGATCTCTATGCGGGTTATCAACTCTTCACGCAGTTCGTGCGTCAGGTCACGCCGCCAGACAAGCGGGACTAA
- the mqnD gene encoding 1,4-dihydroxy-6-naphtoate synthase produces MFSTTTSPIVIAHSPDSDDAFMHYALTAGRLSTGERHYTHLLQDIETLNQWAFEGRHPVTAISIHAYAYLQDKYALLSSGASMGDGYGPRLIAQQPLSPAELQASGQPIAIPGRLTSAHLALKLWYPGVQVVEMPFDEILPAVVRGEIGAGVIIHEGQLTYGQEGAHLVLDFGVWWGEETDGLPLPLGGNAIRKDLGAEQMRLIAADLKASIQWALEHREEALAHALQYGRGLTHEQADEFVGMYVNELTVDYGERGRKAVRLFLDRAYDAGAIPHRVTVEFVD; encoded by the coding sequence ATGTTCTCCACAACGACCAGTCCCATCGTCATCGCCCACTCACCGGACTCCGACGACGCGTTCATGCACTATGCCCTGACTGCAGGACGCCTCTCCACGGGGGAGCGGCACTACACGCACCTGCTCCAGGACATCGAGACCCTCAATCAGTGGGCCTTCGAGGGGCGACACCCAGTCACTGCTATCTCGATTCATGCGTATGCCTATTTGCAGGACAAGTATGCGCTGCTCTCCTCCGGGGCCAGCATGGGGGATGGCTACGGCCCCCGCCTGATCGCCCAACAGCCTCTTTCTCCAGCAGAACTCCAGGCGTCCGGACAGCCCATCGCGATCCCCGGTCGCCTCACAAGCGCCCATCTGGCGCTGAAGCTCTGGTATCCGGGGGTGCAGGTGGTAGAGATGCCTTTCGACGAAATCCTTCCGGCAGTAGTACGGGGCGAGATCGGAGCCGGGGTCATCATCCATGAGGGGCAACTCACCTATGGGCAGGAAGGCGCGCACCTGGTTCTTGACTTCGGAGTCTGGTGGGGCGAAGAAACTGATGGTCTGCCCCTTCCGCTGGGTGGCAACGCGATTCGCAAGGACCTGGGAGCCGAACAGATGCGCCTGATCGCGGCGGACCTGAAGGCGAGCATTCAGTGGGCGCTGGAGCATCGGGAAGAAGCCCTCGCCCACGCCCTGCAGTATGGCCGGGGACTCACGCATGAACAGGCCGATGAGTTTGTCGGTATGTATGTCAACGAACTGACAGTCGACTACGGGGAACGGGGACGGAAAGCGGTCCGGCTCTTCCTGGACCGGGCCTATGACGCCGGCGCGATCCCGCATCGGGTGACCGTCGAGTTCGTCGATTAA